The following are encoded in a window of Chitinivibrionales bacterium genomic DNA:
- a CDS encoding protein kinase yields MNVNNDNVNPYKDTVPELGTKIGPNKIELLIGEGGNANIYKAWHTGLEVVRALKILKKGNNKEAKDRFLTEAKILADIRHPNIIEIHGLGYWDRQVPFIEMEYLDGSPVAKLIAQNSTIVLPAALAIVYYVCQALHYAHAKDYTLYGKIFRGLIHRDIKPDNIFLSKAGIVKLMDFGIARPSEISLHTVGDKIMGTLVYLSPEQLGGGTLDHRTDIFSLGAVLYEMISGHRAFPQKKLSDLVQAKTRGQYKPLDSYGIPVPSSVKETVERAMAINPDERFSNAAQFGQAVYASLREISDLSPDLILTQLVRDPSSITIKKNAVGAGKKLFLWGLFGAGAAIGLGALLFYIFG; encoded by the coding sequence ATGAATGTGAATAACGATAACGTTAATCCCTATAAGGACACCGTTCCTGAACTTGGCACAAAAATCGGACCCAACAAAATTGAGCTTCTTATTGGCGAGGGCGGCAATGCCAATATTTATAAGGCATGGCACACCGGCCTTGAGGTTGTCCGGGCACTTAAAATACTTAAAAAGGGCAACAACAAGGAAGCAAAAGATCGATTTCTCACCGAAGCAAAAATCCTTGCCGATATTCGTCATCCGAATATTATCGAAATCCACGGCCTGGGATACTGGGACCGTCAGGTACCATTTATCGAAATGGAATATCTCGATGGTTCTCCGGTTGCCAAACTAATCGCACAGAATTCAACAATTGTTTTGCCGGCGGCTCTGGCAATCGTTTACTATGTCTGTCAGGCTCTCCATTATGCTCATGCCAAAGATTACACCCTCTACGGCAAAATATTTCGGGGATTGATTCACCGGGATATTAAGCCCGATAATATCTTTTTATCAAAAGCCGGTATTGTAAAACTCATGGATTTTGGTATCGCCCGTCCATCCGAAATAAGCCTCCACACGGTAGGTGATAAAATAATGGGAACACTGGTATATCTGAGCCCCGAGCAACTTGGTGGTGGAACACTGGATCACCGGACCGACATTTTTTCTTTAGGAGCGGTGCTTTATGAAATGATATCGGGGCACCGTGCTTTTCCCCAGAAAAAGCTTTCGGATCTTGTTCAAGCCAAAACCAGGGGCCAGTATAAACCTCTCGATTCCTATGGCATTCCTGTTCCGTCGTCGGTAAAAGAGACTGTTGAACGGGCGATGGCAATCAATCCCGATGAACGTTTTTCAAATGCCGCACAATTCGGCCAGGCGGTGTATGCCTCACTCAGAGAGATCTCCGATCTGTCTCCCGACCTGATTCTTACTCAACTTGTGCGTGATCCATCGAGCATCACAATCAAAAAGAATGCGGTTGGCGCAGGAAAAAAGCTGTTTCTATGGGGATTATTTGGTGCAGGGGCGGCAATCGGCCTGGGAGCCCTGCTATTCTATATTTTTGGCTGA